The Girardinichthys multiradiatus isolate DD_20200921_A chromosome Y, DD_fGirMul_XY1, whole genome shotgun sequence genome has a window encoding:
- the LOC124864604 gene encoding forkhead box protein J1-A-like, translated as MLSLSPLGQEEEAVVAAAAQAEERDSGSCSFSGLDDSLTSLQWLQEFSILSAQVPQHVHQQPQLLGQQLGPDGPASPLAADPASSIGTPLTPGRPTAAAYSRMQTLPGIVAHGHCPDEVDYKTNAHIKPPYSYATLICMAMQASKKSKITLSYIYQWITDNFCYYRHADPTWQNSIRHNLSLNKCFIKVPRNKDEPGKGGFWKIDPQYAERLLSGAYKKRRMPPVQINPALQNRLRFNLPTQSTGRPVGLNVSSESQRLLREFEEVTEDHQNRDPHLCEGTMLCSWPMVRERNGYKRKQAVGSRNSISKMTRRSSSPLFCAEEQREAGPLKGPFDWDALVDSALRGELSLDGEDPLSPIMKDVDLTGRGAHISAADAPAGTPDLRSSDVSDFDEETFLATAFLETPWPEDEDPGRGEFLTSSTVNLDQLFDLGDSLNVDASSRMEPLL; from the exons ATGCTGTCTCTGAGCCCATTGGGCCAGGAGGAGGAAGCGGTGGTGGCGGCCGCAGCCCAGGCTGAGGAGCGGGACTCCGGGTCCTGCAGCTTCAGTGGCCTGGATGACAGTCTGACGAGCCTGCAGTGGCTGCAGGAGTTCTCCATCCTCAGCGCGCAGGTGCCGCAGCACGTCCACCAGCAGCCGCAGCTGCTCGGCCAGCAGTTGGGGCCCGACGGCCCGGCCTCCCCTCTGGCTGCGGACCCCGCCTCCTCCATCGGGACGCCCTTGACACCGGGAAGGCCCACGGCGGCGGCTTACAGCAGGATGCAGACCCTGCCAGGCATCGTGGCGCACGGCCACTGCCCGGACGAGGTGGACTACAAGACCAACGCGCACATCAAGCCCCCCTACTCTTACGCCACGTTGATCTGCATGGCCATGCAGGCCAGCAAGAAGAGCAAGATCACCCTGTCGTACATCTACCAGTGGATCACTGACAACTTCTGCTACTACAGACATGCTGATCCCACCTGGCAG AACTCCATCCGGCACAACTTGTCGCTCAATAAGTGCTTCATCAAGGTGCCGCGGAATAAGGACGAGCCAGGAAAGGGGGGTTTCTGGAAGATTGACCCGCAGTACGCTGAGCGCCTCCTGAGCGGGGCCTACAAGAAGCGACGGATGCCTCCAGTCCAGATCAACCCGGCACTACAGAACCGGCTCAGATTCAACCTGCCAACACAGTCCACAGGGAGGCCTGTTGGCCTTAATGTCTCCTCGGAGTCCCAGCGGCTCCTCAGGGAGTTTGAAGAGGTAACCGAGGACCACCAGAATAGGGACCCCCATCTGTGTGAGGGTACCATGCTGTGTTCTTGGCCCATGGTCAGGGAAAGAAATGGCTACAAGAGGAAACAGGCAGTGGGATCCAGGAACAGTATCTCCAAGATGACCCGGCGTTCCAGCTCTCCTCTGTTCTGTGCAGAGGAACAGAGGGAGGCTGGACCCCTGAAAGGACCCTTCGACTGGGATGCCCTGGTGGACTCGGCCCTCAGAGGGGAGCTCAGTTTGGATGGAGAAGACCCTCTGAGCCCCATAATGAAGGACGTTGACCTGACAGGGAGGGGTGCCCACATCTCAGCGGCCGATGCTCCTGCGGGGACTCCTGATCTGAGGAGCAGCGATGTTTCTGACTTTGACGAGGAGACCTTTCTGGCCACAGCCTTCCTGGAGACCCCCTGGCCAGAGGACGAGGATCCTGGCCGCGGTGAGTTCCTGACTAGCTCCACCGTCAACCTGGACCAGCTGTTTGACCTCGGAGACTCATTAAACGTGGATGCTAGTAGCCGGATGGAGCCCCTCCTTTGA